The genomic stretch GCGAAAAATTGTTGTTATCTCTGCTTTGATAGGTAGCTTTGTAACTTTAATACAGAATAGTGATGCAACAGAAAAAATAACTGCCCAAAGAATAGATTGTAATAAGGCAACGACAACTGTAGAACTTAAATACTGCTCCCAATTGTCTTATCAACAAGCAGACAAAGCCTTGAATCAGGTATACAGAAAAGTAATTTCTGGCATAAGTGGTGAGCAAAAAAGTCTGCTAATTTCTGGAGAGCAAGCATGGATTAAGTTTCGTGATGACAATTGTAGTTTTGAAACTTATGGTTCCCGAGATGGAACAGGCTATACCATCTTCTATAACGGATGCCTAGAAAGATTGACTAAGCAGCGCACAAAAGATTTGCAAAACTATTTGTCGCGGTGATTTAGCTACACTCTATGAATCTATGAAGCTACATCAATAGCAAATTACTGCACCAGTTTCTCCTGATTCAACTCATCAAATAATTAGCACATGAGTGACCCATCTAACTATGAGAGTTGATCCTTGTAATATCAAAGTAAAAGAAACAGGACTTTAAGAATTTCGAAAAAAGTGGAACTAAGAGTCCAAACGAGCTATGAGTACTGAAATTACAATTACTTTGCCAGATGAGATTTATCAACGAGCAGAGCGTTTTGCCCGTTTAGCAAACCGTGATGTTGCAAGTGTTTTAGCAGATACGATTCAACTTTCCATCCCGTCTGTTAGGGCAGATATTGTTGATCTTGAGCCTATTTCTGCTCTATCTAATGAACAAGTGTTGTTGTTGACTGAGTTGCAAATGAAATCAGCCCAGGATGCTCGGTTGAGTGAATTACTCGATCGCCAACAGGCAGGTTTTCTGGCTGAAGATGAGCGTTCAGAGTTGAAAACGCTCATGCAGATTTATCAAGAAGGACTACTACGAAAAGCAACGGCCCTCAGTGAAGCTGTCAAGCGTGAGTTAATTGAACTCTTTTAGCTACATTTTTAGCTGTCTGATTGTGGAGCAATCCTTGCCATTTAGTTTTCTATAACCCTATTTTGTGCGCTTCTAGTCGTAACTTTTAGAAAGAGAAGAAATGTTCGGAGTAATTAATTCTGAAAACTCAAATGAACCTATTCTTACAGTGCATGGAAAGCCAGTAGATAAAAAACTTGGCTCCATACTAGGTCATGCAGATAACCCAAAAAAACTGTCTGTCAGCATAGAAAACCTTGATCTATTTAGGCAAATCATTAAACATACAGCTAGCGAAGTAACGAAAAATTCTTCGGTTGTATGCTTCTCAACTTCTATATATCCTTCTGAGAGGTTTGAGTATTTTTCTATACAGAGAATATGGTTGATTAGTGATAATGAGTTATTTGAATTGAATTTTGAATTTATGATTGATGTTGAAAACTGGAATAATCCATGGTCTGTTTTACAACATCTCAATGAGTTCTCCTCTTGTGTAAAGAAGAAAAGTAAGGATTTACTACCATTAAGAAATAAAAATGATGACGATTTTTCCTGGTTGGAATTTGAAATTTATACAGAGTTTTCTGAGGATAGCCTTCCATTAGAATATCGTATAACAGAGATTGTCAATAGCTTTTGCGCGGCACATGATGAAGCTTTAATCAACCTCTCTGAAAAAACAGTTTCCGAAGTTTTAATACAGAAATTCAAATTTCCATTAGAAGTAAAAATTGCTTGTGAACAATATCTTTTGTATTTCACCGAATTTCTTCGCGATGTAGGGATAGAAGCTAATGCTAGCCTTAGAGAAGAATCAGGTAATGTTTTGTTTTCAGTAAGGCCCAATAACAAAGACGAAGCCTTAGGGAATATTAAGATTGCTTTGGAAATATATTTAAATCTTCCTAATAGTGTTGTTCTTAATACATCTCAATCTTTGGAGATTAGCCTTCCAGTACAGAGATTAAGTTCTCAGATTCAATTTCTGCAAAGCCAATTAACTCTGGCTAACGCAACGATACAGCAACAAAACTTCTTGATTGCACAACAGAATCAGTTCATTCAAAGTCAACAGTTTTCTTCGCAGGTTCTAATTGATTCGCTTAAAGCAGAAGACGAGGCGGATGAGGAACCACTAGTAGGAAAAATCATTTCAATCAAGGAGTTTGAATGGGGACCGTTGAATCTTGGGTTGCCCGAACTGCTTAGAAAAATGAAAGAACATTTTAAGAAACCTTAGTTAGTTATGTATAGGGACAGCTTGATAACTGCGTTAACCTTCCAAGATTCGATCGCCTTCTCAGATAACTCTAGTAAAAATGAACCAACAAGTACGGGATGCCGTTCGCAGTTGAGGGATTAGCAGCGATAGAATCATTAAGGACTGTTTAGCGCTGCCCTTCATGTCTCAACGCTCCCGTTCTGCCAACCGCAAACTCACCGAGCCTACCAATGGACACCACCCATCCGAGGCGAAGTCAGTGGACCAAAACACCATTCGGATTCGGGGAGCCCGCCAGCACAACCTTAAGAACATCGACCTAGAACTGCCCCGCGATCGCCTCATTGTTTTTACTGGGGTGTCTGGGTCTGGCAAATCTTCTCTAGCGTTTGACACCATTTTTGCCGAAGGGCAGCGGCGCTACGTCGAGTCCCTCAGTGCTTACGCGCGGCAATTTTTGGGCCAAGTCGATAAACCCGATGTAGACGCGATCGAAGGACTCAGCCCCGCCATTTCCATCGACCAAAAATCCACCTCCCACAACCCCCGCTCCACCGTCGGCACCGTCACCGAAATTTACGACTACCTGAGACTCTTGTTCGGGCGGGCAGGCGAACCCCACTGTCCCCACTGCGATCGCTCCATTGCGCCTCAAACGGTTGACCAGATGTGCGATCGCATTATGGAGTTGCCCGATCGCACCCGCTTCCAGATTTTGGCTCCCGTCGTCCGGGGTAAGAAAGGCACCCATAAAAAATTGCTCTCTAGCCTCACCTCCGAGGGCTTTGCCCGGGTGCGAGTGAATGGCGAAGTACGCGACCTCAGCGACTCGATCGAGCTAGAGAAAAACCAAGCCCACCACATCGAAATTGTGGTCGATCGCTTGGTGAAGAAACCTGACCTAGAAGAACGTTTGGTCGATTCTTTAACCACCTGTTTGCGCCACTCAGAAGGGATCGCGATCGTCGATATTCTGCCCTCCTCGGATGCTGATAATGCAACCTCCAACGTGGTTGCCCTCCCCACAGGTAAAAATGCAGTGCCAGCCGCCGCAGAATCCGGTGGGCAGTACGGGCTACCACGAGAACTAGTATTTTCCGAAAACTTCGCTTGCCCAGAACATGGCGCAGTGATGGAAGAACTTTCTCCCCGTTTGTTCTCCTTCAACTCTCCCTATGGTGCTTGCCCCAACTGTCATGGCTTGGGCAGTCATCGTACCTTCTCAGCAGACTTGGTGGTGCCGAATCCCGCTCTACCTGTCTATGCCGCGATCGCCCCTTGGTCAGACAAAGACAACACCTACTATCTCTCCCTGCTCTACAGCGTTGGGGAAGCCTTTAGTTTTGACATCCAAACCCCCTGGAACAATCTCACCCGCGAACAACAGCAGATCATTCTCAATGGCTCCAAAGACGCGATCAAAATCGAAGTTGATTCGCGCTACCGCGACCAGAAAAGCTATGTGCGGCGCTACGAAGGGGCACTCAACATTCTCCAACGCCAGTACGAGGAAGCCAGTTCTGACCTGTACAAGCAAAAGCTAGAGCAATATCTGGTCGATCAACCTTGCGATGTTTGCCAGGGGCGACGGTTGAAGCCAGAATCGCTAAGCGTGCGGCTGGGCCAATACCGGATTAATGAGCTGACTGGCGTTTCGATTCAAGAATGCTTGAGCCGAGTAGAAGGTTTGAAGCTGAGCGATCGCCAAGCCACAATCGGGGATTTGGTGCTGCGCGAAATCAAAGCCCGCTTGCAATTTCTGCTGGATGTGGGTCTAGATTACCTGACGCTCGATCGCACCGCCATGACCCTCTCTGGAGGCGAGGCACAACGGATTCGGCTGGCGACTCAAATTGGTTCTGGTCTCACAGGCGTACTCTATGTCTTGGATGAACCCAGCATTGGCTTACACCAGCGGGATAATGGCCGCTTGCTCCGCACCCTCAACAAGCTCCGCACCCTCGGCAATACGCTAATCGTAGTCGAGCACGACGAAGAAACCATTCGCGCTGCCGATCACCTCGTAGATATTGGGCCTGGCGCAGGGATTCACGGTGGTAACATTGTTGCTCAGGGTAGTTTCGAGGACATTTTAGCGGCTCCCGATTCTTTGACAGGGGCTTACTTGTCAGGTCGGCAGGTGATTCATACCCCAACCGAACGGCGAGACGGCAATGGTCGAGCCTTGAAGATCAAAAAGGCTTCTCGCAACAACCTCAAACAAGTCAGTGTCGAGATTCCGCTGGGCAAATTGGTCTGTGTTACGGGTGTTTCCGGGTCAGGTAAATCCACCTTAATCAATGAACTGCTCTATCCCGCCCTACAACACCATTTCGGCCATAAGATTCCTTTCCCGAAGGAGATGGAAGCGTTAGATGGCCTGAATGCGCTGGACAAAGTGATTGTGATTGACCAGTCGCCCATTGGCCGCACTCCCCGCTCTAACCCTGCCACTTACACAGGCGCGTTTGATGTGATTCGGGATGTGTTTGCCGAAACGATCGAAGCCAAAGCTAGAGGCTACAAACCAGGACAGTTCTCCTTTAACGTCAAAGGTGGGCGCTGTGAAGCTTGTAGCGGGCAGGGTGTGAACGTGATCGAGATGAACTTCCTGCCTGATGTGTATGTGCAGTGCGATGTCTGCAAGGGAGCCCGCTATAACCGCGAAACCCTCCAGGTGAAGTACAAAAACAAATCGATCGCGGATGTCCTCAACATGACGGTGGAGGAAGCCTACGAGTTTTTCAAAAACATTCCCCAAGCTTCTAATCGCTTGCAAACTCTAGTCGATGTGGGTCTGGGCTATATCCGTCTCGGTCAAACTGCCCCCACGCTCTCCGGTGGTGAAGCTCAACGAGTGAAACTAGCCACCGAACTGTCTCGCCGCGCCACAGGCAAAACCCTGTATCTAATTGATGAACCCACCACGGGCCTCTCGTTCTACGATGTCCACAAATTGCTGGATGTGGTGCAGCGCTTGGTAGATAAGGGCAACTCAGTCTTAGTCATCGAACATAACCTGGATGTAGTTCGTTGCTCCGACTGGGTAATCGACCTCGGCCCGGAAGGTGGTGACAAAGGTGGCGAAATTATTGCCGTTGGTACTCCAGAGGACGTTGCGAAGAGTGAGCGATCGCACACCGGGCACTACCTCAAGCAGGTCTTAGAGCAATATCGCTCTCTTGTCCCTACAGAATAATTTTCTGCTCACTCATGTTTGGAAAGCTTCACCTTTCTGGCCGTAAGTAGCATCGGGTCGCACAATTAAGTGTTGGTAGATTCCGACGAAACCGCAATCTTGCTACTGTAACTCCATCGCTCTAATTGCCTGCAATCATTATTTTTAGCTGTTTTCTATGCTCTGATAGCTCTTAAAAAGTATTGCTCAGCTTTACATTTACCCCACAAATTTTGTTACTACTCTTACGGTGGGGAGTGTTCGGCCTCTAGATGGGTTCTTTTCTCCAATTGCGTCCACATTTCACCTGTCTCAGGATCAACCTCTGTACGAATTACTTCATAGCGAATTGTTCGTCCCGCCTCGTATTCCTTCAATATAAATGCTGCTGCTTCTCTCTCAAACTCTGAAACTTTGGTGTAGGGGGCTTGATAACGCTGGATTTTGCGACAAGTTTCTAGAGTCCAATCAGGTTGTTTCTGACCATCATTCTCTTTAGAGTTTTGTCCCTTAAACTCAGTGACAACTAAGGAATCACTTTGAGTATCAAAATATATGCCATCTGGTCCCTGCCTTATGGATTTATTATCTCCATGAAATACCTCTTCATACTCTAAAACGTCAGTAACATAAAAGTGTCCCCATGACTCTCCCTGAACCTGAGAAATAAATTTTTTTTCATTTGTTGTTAGAGTTTCTCGATATCGCTGCATTATTTTTCCATCTTCGATAGCCCAATAGTGACGTTCCAGATAATCCTTGCGGGTACCTTTAGTAGCGTGAATTGCAGGTGAAATAATCGGATTAATTGTTGATCTAGAAGAGCTCGATGCAAGGCTTGAGGTGCCCTTAGATGAGGTAAGAGTAGTAAATGAGCTAAACCCCCATTGTTCACTACTCTTAAAAATTTCCACAGATGCTCTTCTAACTATTTGCTTAGCGTCTTCAAGTAGATGACTGAGCCTAGAGAATTCCCGGTCTAATTGCTCAACCGGATATTCTGCCAGTTTTTTTGATAAACCGTTAGCTTGATTTAGAGTCTCAACAGCACTACTGATCTCATACCGAAATGAATTAATCAGATTTTTAAGTGGTATATCTTCACTCATCTCCTTTACCCTCTACCCCATTTATCATGAATTTCTTTTAATTTGGCATTAGTTTTATTGAGTTGTTGGTCTGCTGATTGAATCTTTTCCGCTAGCCCAGAAAACTTCCGGCTAAGTTGTTCGGCTGGAGTGCCAGGAATTGTTTTAGAAGAACCGCTAATCTCGTTGAGTTGTTCTACCAATCGAGCAATCATTCTGCGAAACGCTTCAATTTCTGATGAAAGACCTGAGCCTGAAGTCATATTGATTCTCCTAATATAAAGTGAGTGCAATTTCAATTAAAGCCTGCCCCAAACTGTAGTGGCAAGAGGCCGCTTAGATAAATTTGGCATTTCTGGAGTATTTACATAGATCCAGTTGCCAATACCTCGATGTAAAATCGCTCGACCTTTTCTGTCGATATGCTCAGCAGTATCTATTTCTAAAACATTCATGCTGGCATCGGCAGTTACTTTAAAGACGGCTTTTTCTCCCAACTCACGAGTGACTTGTTTTGAAATTACTGAACTATCAGGGCATTGGGCGGCATAAATAACGTGAATTCCAAAACTGCGCCCTTTCCTTGCATATGCTTTCAGACGCTTTTCAACTTCTTCTGCAAGACTATAGGGCGCATCCGCTATATCTGCTGCTTCGTCAATCACCCAGAGGGTTCGGCTGATAGTAACACCTTGATCCTGAAGGTCAGATAATTTACCTGCTCCAGGGTAACTTCTGATTAGGTTTGCCCTAAAATCTGCTTCTTGGTCGATTTTCTCAATTAAACCTAGTGCCTCTTCAACCTCTGTAACCACCTCTATGTTGAGATTCGGAAGTAAAGTTTTTAGTGCTGGAAAGTCGATCCCTTTGAAATCCATCGCATAGACTTTGGCAGACGGGTTTGCATAGAAGAATTGAAAAAGCAGCCACTTTAAAAAGTTAGTTTTGCCAAAGCCTGTTTGCCCAGCGACAAGACGATGAGGAATTTCATCCCAACTGGAAGTAATGATATTGCTGTTGTCATCTAACCCGACGATGTAAGTGTCAGGTGTAATAAGCTGACGATGTTCATTGAACATTTGCTCAGCGGTCATATTAGGATAACTTGGTTTTCCAAGTGGCATACCAGGGATGGGGCGATCGCCGGGGATAACAACTCTGAGAAAACTGCTGATTTCGTCTAAGGTGGTCAGGTATCGCAGGGGCAAGAGATCTCGCATTTTGGCTGGCTCACGTTGCTGGTGTTGCGAACCTTGCCATGGAGTAATTGCATGACTTCCCGTGGTGACTAAGCTGCTTGATGAGGGTGTAGGCGAGGAGTGACTGGATAAGTTGGGTTGGCTGGGTGCAGGCGGTTGAGGAGGTGGTGTGTAATGAGGAGGGCGCTTGGTTGAGCCATCACCCCAGTACATTGATGGGCTACCGAATATTTCCCGAATCGGGCGATCGCCAAATTGGGGTTCCCAAGTTTGTAGGTTAGGTGGAATGCAAGAAGTTTGAGAGGGAACTCGAACTTCACGAGTGGCCTGTAAGCTTTCTTGAAAGCCTGGTTCACCCCGTTTAATGATGGGTAAATGGCGGTGAAGATTGGCGTATTCAGTACTGGTTGCATTCTGTAACCAACTAAATGCGAGTGAGGAAAGGTGGAGGTCGGATTCTGCTAAGAGCTTGATGCTGTAGTTAAAGAGGGGAGCATGACTATAGCGGGTTTGATAGTCGCGAATCCCCTTAACGATGGTTTCTAAAACGCCATCTTGTGACGCATTTGTGGCTTTAGTATGGGCATCTAATAAGGTATCTAAGGCATTTTGCCACTGGGCTGTTTCGATTTGGTTACTATAAGGTTGAAGTGTAATCTCTAATAAGATTTTTTCTGGCGAAGAATTGCGGTGAATTTGAGCCAACTGCTCACAAACCTTCACCAGATCGTGTTCGTCGTTAGTAGGGAATAAATGAGGTAAATAGTAACCTTTATCACTAATGGTTTCTGCTTTATGAATTTCAACGAGAGCATTTACCCAATCTAGATTGGTGATGTTGTCAAATTGACTGTCACTTAAATCAATAGGCTGAAATGGATAGATCTGATAAAATTCACTAGTTTGTAATATTGAATTGGTCTTTTGCTTTGAGAGATCTTGTATCTCCGTGCCAAACATTAAGAAAATCCGAAGACTTTGCTTTGAATCATGTTTGGGATCATAGAAGTGACATAAAGAAAGTTTAATAGGCTCCCGTAATAATAGCTGAAAGAAAGAGTATTGGATATTAGCAAGTTTTTGAATTGGCATTCTATCCAAATAGGACTTAGCAGAGGATGACTTAAAATTAGGTTGTTGAAATAGACAAAAAGCTGTTAAAGAAAGCATCTTTATATATATCCAGAGATGACTCCAATCTTTCTTGATCTTGGCTGTGTTAATTTATTTTATCTGACGCTCAATGGCAGACAGTTCTTGCTGTATCCTATATTTCCTTTCATTCAATGAATTTACCTGAATATTTAAGTTTGCTGTCTGTGCTTTAAGTTGTGTTCTTTTTTCTTGTGATGACTCCTTGGCGCTCCAATCAAGTATTGCCCACACAAGTATTGCGATCCAAATAAGACTGAAGACTCCGCTTTGCATAATTAAGATTATTGGGATGCCAAAAAGTAAAAATGCAAATCGAAGTTGTTGACATAATTCTCCTTCGGATGAGCTAGATAAAAGAAATTTATCTTCGTCTAGATTCTGGTTAATTTTTTGCTGAAAGCGATGAATTGTTTCTTCCATCTCCTGAATTTCTCGCTTTTTCTTCTGTAATTCAGCCTCCAACTTTCTGTTGTGTTCTTGTAATTTCAGGTTGTCGTTATAATCCTCCTGTTGTCTATTTAGTAAAGACAAATATCTTGAGATCTCCTCAAGAAACATTTCTTGCTGTTTAATCAAAAAATCTTTGAGATTTGTCTGATTGTCACAAGCAGAAAGGGCTTTATCAAATGTTTGGTGAAGAGCCTTCTTTTGCTTTTCCGCCTCTAATAAAAATGCTTCCATTTTCAATTTACTTAGTGGCAATCCAAATGAGAGGTCTTGTTGAAAAGCTGACAAAATACTTAGTTTATCCGATAAGCTCAATTGAAAATTCAAGGCAACAATAATTTGAGAATATTCGGAATTTAAGTGGCTTTTAAGAGGGTGTAAGAAATTAAAAGCCTCCAATCTTATCCTGTCGGAATCATGATTTAAGTAGGATATTAGCGTTTTAACTTTTAACGGAGCATCTTTTATGATTCTATCTATCGCTTTAAGAGCTTCAATCTGAAAGCCAATATTTTGAGCTTCGTCCTCAATAAATTTCAATCTACCTTCTACTGCATCACGTAGGACTGGGATTGTAATCTCACCTAGTGATACAACATGATCCCATCTAGAGCTACTTGTTGTGTCAATAACTGCAACCTTTGCACGATCATCAGGATTAAGAAGCTGATTGCTAACAGCGTAATTATTGTCCGCATCATTAAGCTTCTCAGCAACTAAATTCCTTAGCTGAATATTATCTGTGTTGAGTAAAGGCAGTAAACGATTTGCTAAGTTTTGGCGCGTTGCCCGATCTTGATAGCGAGCATCATGGCTACTAGGTGAGGTCTGATTGAAGATTTTTCGTGCTAACTTAATTACTTCTATTACAGTTGTGCTATTTCCATACTGAAGTGCTAAGCGAATTCCTCGCATTCCTAGCTTGCTTAATACTTCATGTACTACCTCTTGGTGATACATGCCATGATACTCACTAAAAAGCTTCTCTGTTGGGCCATATACCCAAAATTTGATACA from Trichocoleus desertorum ATA4-8-CV12 encodes the following:
- a CDS encoding DUF1311 domain-containing protein; the encoded protein is MRKIVVISALIGSFVTLIQNSDATEKITAQRIDCNKATTTVELKYCSQLSYQQADKALNQVYRKVISGISGEQKSLLISGEQAWIKFRDDNCSFETYGSRDGTGYTIFYNGCLERLTKQRTKDLQNYLSR
- the uvrA gene encoding excinuclease ABC subunit UvrA, whose amino-acid sequence is MSQRSRSANRKLTEPTNGHHPSEAKSVDQNTIRIRGARQHNLKNIDLELPRDRLIVFTGVSGSGKSSLAFDTIFAEGQRRYVESLSAYARQFLGQVDKPDVDAIEGLSPAISIDQKSTSHNPRSTVGTVTEIYDYLRLLFGRAGEPHCPHCDRSIAPQTVDQMCDRIMELPDRTRFQILAPVVRGKKGTHKKLLSSLTSEGFARVRVNGEVRDLSDSIELEKNQAHHIEIVVDRLVKKPDLEERLVDSLTTCLRHSEGIAIVDILPSSDADNATSNVVALPTGKNAVPAAAESGGQYGLPRELVFSENFACPEHGAVMEELSPRLFSFNSPYGACPNCHGLGSHRTFSADLVVPNPALPVYAAIAPWSDKDNTYYLSLLYSVGEAFSFDIQTPWNNLTREQQQIILNGSKDAIKIEVDSRYRDQKSYVRRYEGALNILQRQYEEASSDLYKQKLEQYLVDQPCDVCQGRRLKPESLSVRLGQYRINELTGVSIQECLSRVEGLKLSDRQATIGDLVLREIKARLQFLLDVGLDYLTLDRTAMTLSGGEAQRIRLATQIGSGLTGVLYVLDEPSIGLHQRDNGRLLRTLNKLRTLGNTLIVVEHDEETIRAADHLVDIGPGAGIHGGNIVAQGSFEDILAAPDSLTGAYLSGRQVIHTPTERRDGNGRALKIKKASRNNLKQVSVEIPLGKLVCVTGVSGSGKSTLINELLYPALQHHFGHKIPFPKEMEALDGLNALDKVIVIDQSPIGRTPRSNPATYTGAFDVIRDVFAETIEAKARGYKPGQFSFNVKGGRCEACSGQGVNVIEMNFLPDVYVQCDVCKGARYNRETLQVKYKNKSIADVLNMTVEEAYEFFKNIPQASNRLQTLVDVGLGYIRLGQTAPTLSGGEAQRVKLATELSRRATGKTLYLIDEPTTGLSFYDVHKLLDVVQRLVDKGNSVLVIEHNLDVVRCSDWVIDLGPEGGDKGGEIIAVGTPEDVAKSERSHTGHYLKQVLEQYRSLVPTE